The DNA sequence CGCCAGCATATGCTCATCGGATTTGAGAAAGAAGCGAAAGGCGGTGGTTCCATTGCGGACTATATTCTGCTCCAATTGGGGGTCGAGATGGTACCAATTCTCCCCAAGGTGTACCACTGCCCATGCATGATCCACATATTCCCCCTCTACGGAAAGGGTATATCCCGCCACATACTGAGCCTCAAAGCCCATTTGCTCCAGCAACACAACCAATGCAGCGGCAAAATCCTCGCAGGAGCCGATTCCAAAGGCTAAAGGGCTGATCGCACGGTTTTCCACATAGGTTGGCGGCTCTGTCTGGCTGCTGCGCCATTGCCATACATCCAGCCCTACAGGCTCTGCAAAATAAACGTTATCAATCAAATAGAGATAGACTTTCTGAATGCTTTCCTCAGGGTTCATATCCGATGCAATCAGCTCCCCGATTAACTGGTCAGCCAGCTCTCGGACATAATTAACAGGTGGTATCTGCTCCGGTATGGAAGAGATATCTTTAAAAGGTTCTGGAACAGAAGGCTCCGGTGATAAAGAAACTTCCATCTCCTGCGTTGAGGATGGTGAAACAGCAGGTGAAGCTGGAGGTTGTGCGCAACTGGCGAGAAGCAACAAACTGGCCATCAACCATACCATCAGCTTTTTCATTCTCGTTGCCTCCCCTCTCGTGTCCATAAAAAATAGTATACTCATTTTACAGACAAAACACAAGGCCGCTTCTCCCGTGTGCTGCGGTAAGAAGCGGCCATATATATTTTTATTCTATTCGTGGCGCAGAGCATCCACCGGCTTGAGCCCTGCCGCCATAGAAGCAGGATAAACACCAAAGATAACGCCGATAACAACGGTAAGCAACACACAAAAGACAATCAGCTCTGTATTCAGCTGAGGATGGATTTGCAGGGGTATGCATCCGATCAGGGTAATGCCGGTTCCGATAACCGTTCCAATAATGCCACCCAGAAAGGATATAGTAAACGCTTCCACCAGGAACTCCCAGAGGATATCCCGCCGACTGGCCCCGATGGATTTCTTAATCCCGATTTCCCGGGTTCGTTCATTAACAGATACCAGCATAATGGTCATAATGCCCAGACCCGCTACAACCAGCGAAACAGCAGCAATGGCTGAAAGCACTAAGGTGACAATATCCAGCACTGTATTGAGCTTTTCCTTTTGGGCGAACATATTTTCTGCCTTATAGCCCGAGGTGGTTCCCGAAAGCTGATTCAGTGCCGTTACAAGCTGACTGCTCACAACATCGCTGTCGATTCCCTCCCCTGTTTTTACAGCAATTTGATCAAAGGTGACCCGCCCGGTCATATCCTGATAGGTTGTATAAGGCATATAGATAAAGGAAGGAATATAGTTCCCGATCAGGCCCTGTAAAATGTTGCCTCCGGAATTAACCACGCCCACAATTTCAAAGTCCTCGTATCGGCTTCCAATTTGAAGGGTTAGGGTCTTCCCCACAATGTTATCCCTTTTATAATAGGCCTTGGCCAGATTCTGATCCACCACGCAGACAGGATTTTTACCCGCTACATCTCCGCTGGAAATGACCCGGCCATAAAGAGCCTCCATAGGGATAACCTGATTGGCTCCCGAATCCACGCCCCACACAACAGCATCCATCATGAGCCCCCGCATGTAGCTGCGCAGATAATCCACCGTTATAGGAATTGCCCGTTCCACAGCGGCACTTTCACGGATGACCTCCAAATGTTTGTGCGTTAAAACGGTTTGGGAATTCTGGCTGCCTCCGCTGACCATCAAGCCGCCCATACCCAGACTGTTCAGCTCTTGGTTGATGGTTTCTTTGCCAATATCGCCAATGGAGGTAATCAGAACCACCGAGGCCACGCCAATGGAGATGCCCAGAATGGTCAGCCAGCTTCGAAACTTTTTTCGGCCCAGGTTCTTAAACCCGGCAAGCAACGTATCAAGAAGCATCTGCACGCCCCCTTAGCCCCACATAATTGCTTTTTTCAAGCAGTTTTTCTGGGTTATAGGCAATTACGTCACTGGGAGAAACGCCTTCCAAGATTTCCACCTCGTTGAGCATTTCACGGCCAGTGAGAACGACTCTTTTTTTCAGAGTACCGCCTGTATACACATAAACAAATTCGTTGTTGCTTTCATCCTGGCGAATGGCCTCATAGGGCAAGGTCAAAACATCCTGACTTTCATCTCCCAGAATTTCCACCTTGGCGGTGAAGCCGGATTTCAGGCTGGGGCTTCCTTGATCCAGTGCTATTTCCACATCCACCACAGTCTCCGAGGTGGTTCCCCTCAGAGCCTTGCGGGCTGTCGGGTATATTTTGGAGATGGTTCCATTGAACACCTGATTAGGAAAAGCTGTTCCGCTTATACGGGCCCGGTCCCCCACCGTTACCTCCCCTATATCCGCTTCACTCACCGTAGCCATTACATTGAAATTTTCGCTGTCTGCAATGGTGATGACCGGCACACCAGTGGAGGCCGGGGCCTGCCTCTTTATATTCAGTGCGGTTATAATGCCGGAGATGGGCGCACGAATCTCCTGCACTGCCTCTTCTGTTACCATATAGGGAACCGATTCGCTGATGGGAGTATCAAAGGAACTTGAAACCATCTGGCTGTCTCCCAGCAGTGCTCCCAAAGCGCTTAAATCGGCATTTCCACTGTATTGGCTGATCGCCGCCGTCAAACCATAGGCCGAGGCCAGCTCCAGCCATTCTTCCCCCTGGGCTGACCCACTAAGCTGTGGAAGGCTGGCAGGGATTCCTTCAGGCAGTCCCTGCATGGTAAGGCTATCCAGAAAATCATAGCCCTTATTTTTTAGGCCTTGGGTGAGCTGTGTATCCACCCGAACCAGCAGCTCATTTTCCCGCACGGTATCCCCAACCGAAACCAATACTTCTTCCGGTATCAGAACAGATTGGAGATAGACCTCCTGAACCTGAGCAGACTGAACCACGCCGGTGCAGGAAATAGAGTTTTCGTAGGATTTGATTTGAGGCGAGGTATAATAAACAGAAGGAACGGAAGATTGCACCATTCCCGGAACTGCCGCAAAACCGGCTATAATAAGTAGTGTCAGCACCCATATGAATACCCTTTTTTTCATAAAGAAGCCCCTCCCGTATATTCTGTATACAGGCCGAAAATTCCGAGGTCATTAAACAAAGCCCCGGAATTCGGCAAAATTCAAAAGTCTGGTTTTAGTGTTGCTGTTTCACAGGAATTTATACCCACTGCCCATACTTTTAAAACTTTAATTTATTCGGTGAATGCATCTTTCAAAAGGTGCAAAATTCTGGGGCAATGCATATTCCCGTTAGCATGTATTAGAATAGCAAGAAGGAGGGGATCGCATTGAATTTGATTACCTGTGATCAATCTTGCCGACATCAGCAAGATGGTTACTGTACCTTGAACCATATTTCCAATTTGACCAGTGATACCAGCTCCGCCTGCGGCTATTACGAAACCATAGTGCTCCCCAAGAAAGGCCCTAGCAAGGGTCATAAAAATGCGGCAGTATCACCGGAGTCTATGGGCTCAATCCCCCAAATCAAGACCTGAAAAAACACAGAGATTTGCTGATCATCCAGCGAATCTCTGTGTTTTATTTTGTATGCTTGCTTGTATGTATTTCAGCCCAACAGGGCCAGTGCCTGCCGGATTCCCTTGACCCCTACAATCTCGATGCTGTCTGAGCCGGAGGAAAGGGAAAGCCCCTTTAGACAGGCATGAGGTATAATCACCTTAGAAAAACCGAGGCGTGCGCATTCATTGATACGCAGGGCGGCGTGGGAAACACTCCGCACTTCACCTGCCAAGCCGATTTCACCAAAAGCGGCCACATCATCACCCAAGGGCTTGTCCAAAAGATTTGAAACCAGTGCGATGGCAACTGAAAGATCGGCCGCCGGTTCATCCAGATGCAGGCCGCCAATGATGTTGATATAAGCATCCATGTTGCCAAAGAAAAAACCGCCCCGCTTTTCCAGAACCGCCATCAGCAGGGCCGCACGGTTATAATCAAAGCCGGTGCTCATGCGGCGGGGTGTACCAAAGCCGGTTTTGCTCACCAGCGCCTGTACCTCAGCCAAGATTGGGCGTGAGCCCTCCATTACACAGGCTACACAAGTGCCGGAAATACCCACAGGGCGCCCGGAAAGCAGCATCAGCGAGGGGTTTTCTACATTGACAAGGCCAGATTCCCCCATTTCAAAAACGCCAATTTCATTGGTGGAGCCGAAACGGTTTTTAACTGCACGCAGAATGCGATAAGTGGAATGGCGCTCCCCTTCAAAATAGAGAACCACATCCACCATATGCTCCAGAACCTTGGGGCCAGCAATGCCGCCATCCTTGTTTACATGCCCCACAATGAACACGGGGATTTCCATGGATTTCGCTGCGCGAATCAGCCATTGGGTGCACTCACGCACCTGGCTGACACTGCCGTTGGAAGAGCTGAGCGTTGCCAAATTCATGGTCTGAATGGAATCCACCATCACCATATCCGGGTTTACATATTCAATGGTGCTGACAACCTTTTCAATGTCGGTAACAGCCGCCACAAACAGGTTTTCGCTGTCAATCCCCAAGCGGATTGCCCGCATTTTGATCTGCCTTGGGCTTTCCTCTCCGGCTATATACAGCACCTTCTTGCCCTGACACAATGTGTTGCAGATTTGCAGAAGAAGGGTGGATTTTCCGATTCCCGGGTCACCGGCCAGAAGCATCACCGAACCATCCACGATACCTCCGCCCAACACCCGATCCAGTTCGGAAAGGCCGGTTTGCTGGCGGATTTCATCCGAGGCATCCAGCACCGTGATTTTGGAAACCGCCGCATCCAACTGACCGGGAGAAGCCACTGTGGCACGCAGCTTTTCCTTGGGGGAAGGCGGCAAACGTGTTTCTTCCACAAAGGTGTTCCACTCACTGCATTCGGGGCATTTGCCATACCAGCGGGGGGATTCAAAACCACATTGTGAACAAACATGAACTGTTTTTGCTTTAGCCGCCATATAAACATCCTTTCCGCTCCAGCTGTACAGATTTTGAAACCGCCGGGATTACCTGCACAAGCTGTATACATCGCAAAGCGCTACTGTGTTATTTCGGTCATCGTATTGTATTGCTGGGTTTCCATGTCGGGCGGAATTTCCACTTGCAGGTATTCCAGCACCGAGCACAAGGTGACAAAAGCAAGCTTGCTTTGGTATTCTGGATCAGCCAGCTTATAAGCCTCGGTACGATTGGATAAAAATCCGCATTCGATAAGCACAGCAGGGCATTGTGCTTCGTACATCAAAAAAAGGTTTTTGCCTGCGGATTTTTGCAGCCTCTTATTTTCCGGCTGAAGCATCTCCACCATATTCTGTTGGATGGTAGAAGCAAGCTCTTTGCTTTCCTCATTGTTTGGGCTGTAAAAAATCTGTATCCCATTGGAGCGGGAATCACCAAATTGATTCTGATGAATGCTGAGGAATAAGGCGTTGGGGTAGCTGTTCATAATAGACAGACGGTTATGCAAATCAGAGGTTTTCTGTTTCTTCGCACCTTTAATGCCCTCATCGTGGATAGAGCGGTCATCCTCACGGGTCATAACCACTGTAAAGCCGGAAATTTCCAGTTGATCCCGCAGCATAAGGGCGATGGAAAGGTTTATATCCTTCTCTACGATTTTATCTACCCCCACGGCTCCCCCATCCTGTCCCCCGTGGCCCGGATCTAAAATAATTACAGGCAGGTTGCTGACTGTTCCTATGGCAGGCAGAGCCCCACCCACCCTCTGAACGGAAAACACCATAGCCAACGTGCAAAGCAGGCCGACCAACCCTAAAAGAAGCCGTTTGTGCATCTTCATCCGCATCGCCTCACATTCAACAGCTTCTGCGGAGCTTCCTCCCCTGCCCATTGGCGGCTGAGAAACAACAACTTCTATATTATCACCGCAGATTAGTATAGGGTATGCGAGACAAGGCTTTGGTTATGCCAAAATGTATCACTATAAAGTGCAAAGGAGCCGCTGCTGAGAGCGTAGACTTAAGTCTACGCTCTCTATGGGGGGCATCCAATGCCCCCCATATTCCCCCCGGATTGTGCCGACTCGGCACATAAAGTGGTATTCCTGCGTCAAAATCAATTTAACGCAGGAAATATTACGAATCAAAACTACAGTATCTTTTTTGGTTGATTAAAGGCCTTATATCTACAGCCTAAGCCGCTATTTGATATCCGGAAAGGAGCGGCTCCAAATTATGCATTTCTATTTTTGCCTAGCAGATCAATCCTCACAAATGCTCTCCAGATATTCCACCAAATCGGCTAAGGCTCCGTCCTGACAGGTTCCCACCACCAAATCAGCGGCATCCTTTAAATCCTGCGGAGAATCCTTCAAGGTAACGCCAATACCGGCCAACTTGATCATTTCCATATCGTTATAGAAATCCCCGATGCAGACCAGATTTTGCAGCGGGACATTCTCCATTTTAACCAGCTCAGTCAAAGCTGTTGCTTTGGAACAGCCCTCGGGAAGCATCTCCTGAAGGCGGTAATTGGTGGCGACAAAGCGCACACCGGGGTAATTGCCGTTGTTTACATGCTCATAAAAGGCATCAAACTGGGATTCATCAATAAAGAAAAGCCCTTTACGCCACGGCAGAGGGATTTTATCCAGATCGGGGCAGAAGGCATACCGGCGGCCCTTGTCATTCTGCTGATCCTTTAGGGTGGTATCCTCTCGGATTATGTAGTAATTATCCGATACAACCAAAGCCTCACAGGTGGGCACGGCTTCTTCCACCATGCGGAAATAAGGGCGGGCCTGTTCCGGCAAAACCCAATCCTTGAGAATCTTTCCGGTGTTGTAATCGTAAATCATGCCGCCGTTATACATAACGCAAGGGAAGTTGATGGGCAGATGCCCGAGCAGCTCCTTTAGTTGAATGGGAACCCGCCCGGTGGAAAGACCAAACCGGCCTCCCTTGGCAATAAAGCGGTTGAGGGCTTCAACGTTTCGCGCAGAACGCTTATGGTCTCTGGTTATCAGAGTGCCATCCACATCGCTCATAATCACCATATCCTGTATTCTGCGTTTCATAGTACCTTACTCCTCTCAGCTGCTGGTTTTCTATTCTATCCTTCATGCCACTTCCCTTTTAAACAATCAACTGGGAAGTTTCTCCAAATATTCGACTAAATCGGCCAAAGCACCGTTTTCACAGCTGCCCACCACCAAATCCGCCGCTTTCTTCATTTCATCGGGGGCATTTTCCACTGTAACCCCCAGCCCGGCCATTTGAATCATTTCAAGATCATTAAAATAATCCCCGATGGCCACAACCTTTTCTGGCTCGATGTTTTTTTCTTTTGCCAGAACGCTCAGAGCTTCTCCTTTGGAAAGGTGCAGAGGCATCATTTCCACCAAGGTCTCCATGGTGGTGACAAAGCGAACATTGCTATAGCCAAGGGTATTTACAAATTCCTCAAAAACAGGAACCTGCTCCGGCTTCATCGAAAACAGCACCTTATACCAGTTGCTGTCCTGATCAAAGTCAATACCACTGTTCCGGGGGAAAAAAGAGGTCATATCGTTCTTGGGATAAGAGAAAAAAACCTCGCTTTTCAAGTCATCTCCGCCATTGTGGAGCGGCAGCACCCCAGTATCGGGAAATTTTTGGATGATCTCTTTTATATAAGCGCCGCAGCCTGGCGGCAGCAATACCTCTTGGCTGCGCTCCCGAGTGGTATAATCGTAAACCAACCCGCCATTGAATATGATACAGGGCATATTAATGGGGATTTGGCTTGCCACCTGATGTGCGAAAGAAACAGAACGGCCGGTGGCAATGGCTAGATGCCCACCCTGCTCCACAAAGCGTTTCAATGCAAGAATGTTACGCTGGGGAATTCCTTCTTTCGTAACCAAAGTACCATCCAAATCGGTTACAAGGAGGGTACCAGAAAAATCTTTTTTCAACCAGTTCAATCCTTTCCGGGAAGGGTTCTTAAAAAAGCGGTGTAATATTCGGGCAGCTCCGAAGAAAATTCCATGTTCTGACCGCTTCTGGGATGGATAAAGCCAAGCATTTGGGCATGCAAACACTGACCGCCCAGTTGGGTAATCACTTTGGCAGGGCCATAGACCTCATCCCCCGCCACTGGGTGGCCAAGATAAGCAAGATGCACCCGAATCTGATGGGTTCTGCCGGTTTCCAGCCGAACCTCCAAATCAGAAAAGCCACGATAGCGGTCGAGCACCCGATAATGGGTCACCGCTTCTCTGGAGCCTCGATCGGTTACACACATCTTCTTGCGGTCTTTGGGATGTCTCCCAATGGGCGCATCCACTGTACCGGAATCGGTTTTAAATCCGCCGTAAACCACCGCACGATATTGACGCAAAAAGCTGTGCTCGCTGATTTGAGCAGAAAGCCCTTGATGGGCAAAA is a window from the Oscillospiraceae bacterium MB08-C2-2 genome containing:
- a CDS encoding transglutaminase-like domain-containing protein, with translation MKKLMVWLMASLLLLASCAQPPASPAVSPSSTQEMEVSLSPEPSVPEPFKDISSIPEQIPPVNYVRELADQLIGELIASDMNPEESIQKVYLYLIDNVYFAEPVGLDVWQWRSSQTEPPTYVENRAISPLAFGIGSCEDFAAALVVLLEQMGFEAQYVAGYTLSVEGEYVDHAWAVVHLGENWYHLDPQLEQNIVRNGTTAFRFFLKSDEHMLADHKWGENLIAFWPGITPEDTQRIRSEFTPPACIVSYPTLAPIQVVLSSQPDRSTVKASIQKERQQAGPLESIPLNIEPPVLITPN
- a CDS encoding ABC transporter permease is translated as MLLDTLLAGFKNLGRKKFRSWLTILGISIGVASVVLITSIGDIGKETINQELNSLGMGGLMVSGGSQNSQTVLTHKHLEVIRESAAVERAIPITVDYLRSYMRGLMMDAVVWGVDSGANQVIPMEALYGRVISSGDVAGKNPVCVVDQNLAKAYYKRDNIVGKTLTLQIGSRYEDFEIVGVVNSGGNILQGLIGNYIPSFIYMPYTTYQDMTGRVTFDQIAVKTGEGIDSDVVSSQLVTALNQLSGTTSGYKAENMFAQKEKLNTVLDIVTLVLSAIAAVSLVVAGLGIMTIMLVSVNERTREIGIKKSIGASRRDILWEFLVEAFTISFLGGIIGTVIGTGITLIGCIPLQIHPQLNTELIVFCVLLTVVIGVIFGVYPASMAAGLKPVDALRHE
- a CDS encoding HlyD family efflux transporter periplasmic adaptor subunit — translated: MKKRVFIWVLTLLIIAGFAAVPGMVQSSVPSVYYTSPQIKSYENSISCTGVVQSAQVQEVYLQSVLIPEEVLVSVGDTVRENELLVRVDTQLTQGLKNKGYDFLDSLTMQGLPEGIPASLPQLSGSAQGEEWLELASAYGLTAAISQYSGNADLSALGALLGDSQMVSSSFDTPISESVPYMVTEEAVQEIRAPISGIITALNIKRQAPASTGVPVITIADSENFNVMATVSEADIGEVTVGDRARISGTAFPNQVFNGTISKIYPTARKALRGTTSETVVDVEIALDQGSPSLKSGFTAKVEILGDESQDVLTLPYEAIRQDESNNEFVYVYTGGTLKKRVVLTGREMLNEVEILEGVSPSDVIAYNPEKLLEKSNYVGLRGRADAS
- the radA gene encoding DNA repair protein RadA, which produces MAAKAKTVHVCSQCGFESPRWYGKCPECSEWNTFVEETRLPPSPKEKLRATVASPGQLDAAVSKITVLDASDEIRQQTGLSELDRVLGGGIVDGSVMLLAGDPGIGKSTLLLQICNTLCQGKKVLYIAGEESPRQIKMRAIRLGIDSENLFVAAVTDIEKVVSTIEYVNPDMVMVDSIQTMNLATLSSSNGSVSQVRECTQWLIRAAKSMEIPVFIVGHVNKDGGIAGPKVLEHMVDVVLYFEGERHSTYRILRAVKNRFGSTNEIGVFEMGESGLVNVENPSLMLLSGRPVGISGTCVACVMEGSRPILAEVQALVSKTGFGTPRRMSTGFDYNRAALLMAVLEKRGGFFFGNMDAYINIIGGLHLDEPAADLSVAIALVSNLLDKPLGDDVAAFGEIGLAGEVRSVSHAALRINECARLGFSKVIIPHACLKGLSLSSGSDSIEIVGVKGIRQALALLG
- a CDS encoding N-acetylmuramoyl-L-alanine amidase is translated as MKMHKRLLLGLVGLLCTLAMVFSVQRVGGALPAIGTVSNLPVIILDPGHGGQDGGAVGVDKIVEKDINLSIALMLRDQLEISGFTVVMTREDDRSIHDEGIKGAKKQKTSDLHNRLSIMNSYPNALFLSIHQNQFGDSRSNGIQIFYSPNNEESKELASTIQQNMVEMLQPENKRLQKSAGKNLFLMYEAQCPAVLIECGFLSNRTEAYKLADPEYQSKLAFVTLCSVLEYLQVEIPPDMETQQYNTMTEITQ
- a CDS encoding Cof-type HAD-IIB family hydrolase; translated protein: MKRRIQDMVIMSDVDGTLITRDHKRSARNVEALNRFIAKGGRFGLSTGRVPIQLKELLGHLPINFPCVMYNGGMIYDYNTGKILKDWVLPEQARPYFRMVEEAVPTCEALVVSDNYYIIREDTTLKDQQNDKGRRYAFCPDLDKIPLPWRKGLFFIDESQFDAFYEHVNNGNYPGVRFVATNYRLQEMLPEGCSKATALTELVKMENVPLQNLVCIGDFYNDMEMIKLAGIGVTLKDSPQDLKDAADLVVGTCQDGALADLVEYLESICED
- a CDS encoding Cof-type HAD-IIB family hydrolase translates to MKKDFSGTLLVTDLDGTLVTKEGIPQRNILALKRFVEQGGHLAIATGRSVSFAHQVASQIPINMPCIIFNGGLVYDYTTRERSQEVLLPPGCGAYIKEIIQKFPDTGVLPLHNGGDDLKSEVFFSYPKNDMTSFFPRNSGIDFDQDSNWYKVLFSMKPEQVPVFEEFVNTLGYSNVRFVTTMETLVEMMPLHLSKGEALSVLAKEKNIEPEKVVAIGDYFNDLEMIQMAGLGVTVENAPDEMKKAADLVVGSCENGALADLVEYLEKLPS